The DNA window CATGTAGGCGTGCTGCGTGAAGACCTGAATCTTGTCGCAAATATTCCTGCACAAGGTTTCCACGTTAACGTTGTGCCCATTGGAATACAAGAACTCGGCAGCCTCTATCCTAGCCTTATACACCATACTGAGGCAATCCCCCGGCATTCCTACCATGGAGCATCCGATTTCGTCGGTTATGTTGTAAATATTCGTGATGTTGTTGTAATCTAGTAGCTTGTCTTGCGAGATGTACTgcgttgccatttttttttgggaaatgATTACGGCAcagttttctcctttcacTCCGATGGAAGTTATGTTGGTGTTCTTCACTGCCTTGATGGCGTATTCTGCGTGGGAAGAGGTGCGGGTGGAGAGGTGCAGGTGGAGCGGTGAAGGTGGAGCGGTGCACGTAAAGCGACAGCGGTGGAGAGATCATACCGCGGCATGAAGCCGCGCGGGGAAGTGACAACACATCCggggtgcttctcccccgttgGTGCACTTCTCCCCTTGTAAAAACTTGCGCGAGGGCACTTACCTATCTGGTAGAGGTTTCCATCGGGGGAGAAGATAGTCAGGTGCCTATCGTACATGCTCTGCGACTGTCTCACCATGGTGGCCGTTCTCGATCGCGATGAGTGAAGTGTGGaatgcttttctttttgtattcctgccgcttcttttcttctctttaCCGTCGTATGGGCAAAAAGGGCAGCAGTGGTGGAGGTGAGCCACGTGTAAAAGGTGACCTACACTACGTAAGCGGCGCTTGTGCTGTGCGTGTGAATGGAGCCGATCGAGCAGGTACTCCCCGTTGGtgtgctttccctttttgtatcTTCTCCCACACGTGTAAGCCTCGTATGGTTGCTTTATCTAACTCGCGCGAGTCAACTCGGCGGAAATTCCTCGTTCGGGCAggtggaagggaaaaaagaaaaaaaaagaaaaaaaaggcctccTATATGagtgacaaaatggagaaatgaaaaaaaaaaaaaaaaaagcacatacGTGGGTCACAAAAAAGAACTGCTCATTATGCTAAACGCAGATCTGTGCACTGGCACTGTGGCTTGACAGTAAGcacatgagaaaaaaaaaaaaaaagtcgttTTCGTAATTGTATTCGCTATGCAGTTGTgtatatgaaaaatggagTGAGGCACTTCTTCCTATCCTTCCATTAACCAAatgaagcttttttttttaagcattcgCTTTAGGGTGAGGGGGTAACACATACGTACACCCCTGCATGAACGGGATAATGACATACGTTTTCGCGGAGCCTTTGATGATGACACATGatgtgcacatataatacgagttttttttttttttttggagagtGGTAGTAATAAAAACGCACTTGGAAGTATCACTCAGTTGAGGTGTAGTACCTACTCTCTCCTTTGGAGtgacttccccttttttttttttttttttaaacccaCTTTCGTTGCAACGTGGAAAGATGAAGAAAGTTCAGGAGCTTCTAGCCACGTGTGATGAAGAATACGGTTGGTGGGTGTGCCCAGCTGGGACTTGCACCGCCAGGGGGGACAtctcccttcttcccctctcattaataaaaaaaaaaaaaaaaaaaggagcacagTGTGCTTATGTAGCTGTGAGAACGTAGAAATATATGATTGTGTAGTTGCCTCCGCGAAGGCACGAAGTATTATTTGCAGTCGGTGGATGGGAAGGTGAAATAGGTGGGCAGGTGAGCAGAGGGACAGGGGAcacacctcccccccctctgtgcTCTCTCCTTTCACCGCTGAAGCAGGTGCCGGAACAGCATATCGACATTTCTCAAGCTGTTCACACGCGCCTCCCTAATGAAGGCATAGAGTATCttctttcccatttcttgtatgtacatgcgcaTGAAGTTTTGATAAACCTTGTTCTTTAGCTGCGTTgtgggaggaggaggaggtggggggaaaaacgtgACACGGAGTGTGTCGTAAAGGAGGGGAGCTGGGCAGCGGTCACGTAGCAGCGGTCACATGGCAGCGCCATAAGGGCGAAGTGGCACGCGATCACTTAGTTGCTCCGACGCAGTTGCCGCCTTGCAGTGGCGACAATCCAGTTGACCTACCCGAAAGCTTATGTAAAAGTCGACGTTGATGCAGCccgttttttcttcaatgaTCCATTCTGTGGTCTgacaggggggggaggagaagcaatgGGGGAGATGCAATGGGGTCGAAGCAAAGGGGGCGAAGCGACTATGGCATGTGGCATCGCTGGTGGTGTAGCCATCGAAGCGGTATTCATTCCTGTAACACCGGCTTGACGTAGCACCAATTGTCATACCACTTGgggtgaaattttttttttttttctttccctatTTGTGCATACCAAGTGATTAAACAGGTTCGTGTCTGCGCTGGAGAcctgaaaaaaggggagggaaaaaaaaaaaaaaaaaaatagagagcAAGGAGAGCAAGCTTAATGGACACTTCGTTAAAAGGTGCATCCATCTAATGTTCCACTCGAAAATCCCTTTAGGGGTATCCCAACCCCTTGGTGTCTCATTTGCAACCCCTACCTTGACGGTGGTAGGCACCTTGAACCGAATGACTGAGTCGTATGATTCCTTGAAAAAGAGATTCTCAATTTGGAGGAAGGCCCTGAAGTGCTCCTCTGCCTTGTCcgttattttgcttttctgcGATGGGGGAGGTGAGACGATAGGGGGTTGACTAGTCATGCACTGCTGGGGGGTTCGCTAGCCATGCACTGCTGGGGGTTCGCTAATCATGCACTGCTGGGCGGTTGCCAGGATTAACCCCTCGGTGCAGGCACAACAGTGCACCTTACCGTGACGTAGGGTAGAAAGTGGCTATACCGATCTACATTCAGAACGGTGTAGAAGAACACATGGCTTTGGCAAATGACATCGAGGTTCTTCCGATATATTATGTCCTCAGTTGGAGTCCAAATTTTGTTGCTAAACAGGGAGTAGCTTCTTCTACAGGTGCAGCAGCTGCTACTGTCGTTCATTAGACTTTTGAGGAGTACCTGGCTGGGTGCGTTCTTCTTGGCAATTTGGCCAAGCGGCGTCCCCCTCATCCTGTTCTTGGGAGGGGAGAAGAGGGGAGGCgctaaaaaaaggcaacccACCACGTGTGAGCGGTACTCCATGTACCCACTTGCGTGCGCCCAGCTGCTTGAAACGAGCTAAGTGTCCTTCTCGTGCGGGAAGGGCTCCTCAACTGCGACTCGCCGTCTGATCATCCTTTCGAAATGGGGACACAGCCCTGTGGGAGGCCTACCTTGGAGGTGCTCTCTCCCCTTCACAGTAATGTGCAGATGTCACGTAATGAAATGCCACGTGCTGGAGATATCCATCGCCTTCGTGGCAACTGCACAGCTGTAACGACTGGGAGAAGGTTCGGAGATCCCCATCCGTCCGGGAGTCCTTCACCGTCGTGTGCTTTTGTTCCTCTGTGGGGGGGAGATCCCATGTGGAGCACTGATCATACGTGTGCTCATGGCTACAACACAAAATGCCCTCCCCAAAAAGCACACNNNNNNNNNNNNNNNNNNNNNNNNNNNNNNNNNNNNNNNNNNNNNNNNNNNNNNNNNNNNNNNNNNNNNNNNNNNNNNNNNNNNNNNNNNNNNNNNNNNNNNNNNNNNNNNNNNNNNNNNNNNNNNNNNNNNNNNNNNNNNNNNNNNNNNNNNNNNNNNNNNNNNNNNNNNNNNNNNNNNNNNNNNNNNNNNNNNNNNNNNNNNNNNNNNNNNNNNNNNNNNNNNNNNNNNNNNNNNNNNNNNNNNNNNNNNNNNNNNNNNNNNNNNNNNNNNNNNNNNNNNNNNNNNNNNNNNNNNNNNNNNNNNNNNNNNNNNNNNNNNNNNNNNNNNNNNNNNNNNNNNNNNNNNNNNNNNNNNNNNNNNNNNNNNNNNNNNNNNNNNNNNNNNNNNNNNNNNNNNNNNNNNNNNNNNNNNNNNNNNNNNNNNNNNNNNNNNNNNNNNNNNNNNNNNNNNNNNNNNNNNNNNNNNNNNNNNNNNNNNNNNNNNNNNNNNNNNNNNNNNNNNNNNNNNNNNNNNNNNNNNNNNNNNNNNNNNNNNNNNNNNNNNNNNNNNNNNNNNNNNNNNNNNNNNNNNNNNNNNNNNNNNNNNNNNNNNNNNNNNttaataaattacaaaaaaaccACATGTGcaagaaaaaggggattcACTACGGGGGGGTATTACTTTGATGCATTAGGGATTGAGCACGTTGTTGAGAAGAAGTGATCGgatggggagaagcagagggcggttggggagaagcaaaggGCGgttgggaagaagcagagggCGGTTGGCAGGCAGTCACGTTGCAAAGCAGTCACGTTGCAAAGCAGTCACGTTGCAAAGCAGTCACGCTGCAAAGCAGTCACGCTGCTACGCAGCAGCTAATCAGTTAAGACGCGCAAACGGAGGCCGCTCCACAGAGGGGGGCAGACGGAAGAGCAACGTCAGGGGAGAATAAGCATCTAGCTTTGAaggtaaaggaaaaaacggtcacattttttttttttctttaaaagaaCGGAACGGGTACGCACACAGGTAAAGGGGGTGCTGTACTTGTGTCCGCGGTAGAGAGTAGGGAAGCGGCAAcaggggggtgggggagaTCACAGAGCTATGCAAAAATTAGGTGATGCCACTCCGGGGGAGGGGTTCATAATCAGAGGCACTTGTTTTCACGTACACGTGTGCGTgagtatgtacatataggCAACCCATGCGCGAGGGGTGTGTCTGTCTGTCTGTGTGTGGTGGGGTGGGGTGGAGACACGGAGGGAGGAACGGTGATGGGGGGACACACGGAGGGAGGCATGGTGATGGGGGAGACACGGAGAAAGGAATGATAATGGGAGAGACACGGATAGAGGCATGCTAATGGGAGGAGACACGCAGCGGGGAATAGAGATGACTGGGCGAACGCATTGGAGACGCGACGCAGTGGTGGTGGTGCACTGCTAGCTGTTTCCCTGTTGGTAGCAGGTCCCCCCATGCCACTCTCCTCCTTCGCTTGGGGCCTAGCAAACACAGTTGGCTcgattttcctccttcttgcTGAGCTTCAAATTTTTGGTGACAATGCTAAGTTCCAGCAAAGAGGGATTATTCAAGATCTGCTGAATCAGCTCCTCAAAGCAGTACGTTATATTGATATCATTCTTTGCACTCGTCTCGCAAAACAGCATGTTATTTTCGAATGCAAAGTTTTTCCCTTCATCTTTTGTCACTTCGTGGTTAGCCTTGTCGATCTTATTCGCCACCAGCATTTTGATTGCATTTTTGTTCGTTGAATATTTATCGATTTCGTGAATCCACACGTCCAGGTTTTCAAATGACTCCCTCACGGTGCAGTCGCtacgggggggaggggaggagCGATGAGGAGTGGTAAGGAGTGATGAGGAGTGGTAAGGAGTGATGAGGAGTGGTAAGGAGTGATGAGGAGTGGTGCGGAGGAGTGATGAGGAGTGGTGCGGAGGAGTGGTACGGAGGAGTGGTACGGAGGGTTATGCGGGGTCACACAACTCACACGTGGCAGGCCAATCGGACGGGGCAGACCAATCGGACGGGATAACAGCTGGCGGGTACCACCCCCTCCGTGTGTCTCTCTTTCACTTACTACACCAGAATAATCGCATGCGCGTTCCTATAATAAGCAGACGTTAAGGTCCGGAACCTCTCCTGCCCAGCCGTGTCCCAAATTCCCACCTTGATAGTT is part of the Plasmodium cynomolgi strain B DNA, chromosome 1, whole genome shotgun sequence genome and encodes:
- a CDS encoding hypothetical protein (putative), with the translated sequence MRGTPLGQIAKKNAPSQVLLKSLMNDSSSCCTCRRSYSLFSNKIWTPTEDIIYRKNLDVICQSHVFFYTVLNVDRYSHFLPYVTKSKITDKAEEHFRAFLQIENLFFKESYDSVIRFKVPTTVKVSSADTNLFNHLTTEWIIEEKTGCINVDFYISFRLKNKVYQNFMRMYIQEMGKKILYAFIREARVNSLRNVDMLFRHLLQR
- a CDS encoding small GTPase Rab18 (putative), which produces MKNKNKYDYLLKLLLVGDSSVGKSSILCRYSDNQFEEKVLSTIGIDFKVKYLKIDNKTIKVGIWDTAGQERFRTLTSAYYRNAHAIILVYDCTVRESFENLDVWIHEIDKYSTNKNAIKMLVANKIDKANHEVTKDEGKNFAFENNMLFCETSAKNDINITYCFEELIQQILNNPSLLELSIVTKNLKLSKKEENRANCVC
- a CDS encoding proteasome subunit alpha type 6 (putative) — protein: MVRQSQSMYDRHLTIFSPDGNLYQIEYAIKAVKNTNITSIGVKGENCAVIISQKKMATQYISQDKLLDYNNITNIYNITDEIGCSMVGMPGDCLSMVYKARIEAAEFLYSNGHNVNVETLCRNICDKIQVFTQHAYMRLHACSGMIIGMGEDNKPGLFKFDPSGFCAGYRACVIGNKEQESISILERLLEKRKKKIQQETLEEDVQNTIILAIEALQTILAFDLKANEIEMAIVSKANPNFTQISEKEIDNYLTFIAERD